The following coding sequences are from one Biomphalaria glabrata chromosome 8, xgBioGlab47.1, whole genome shotgun sequence window:
- the LOC129927687 gene encoding uncharacterized protein LOC129927687 gives MGLKLSALRKKHESKIQGYSTFCFQNDKFGNYIKGDHETEGGEADLHKYLVSCKKNSGHRQFIPVDTFTLKHLPEGHHDKDLYELIKAIADLTVRIDVKIISPHRAHFWPKTARPYPFSKMSDKRIFRTGSGRVWHVNKFQDGIKLNGNIDSEFQMCSCRKCQDSDTPNNVWWEFGVDTATHVVFDNTEANQTTLRLFFDRDNSPVANIDKVSVYHVNIEYDMCKLKCVTCDANLGNKLMEMWRQYFNIWEKVFDKYCDSRSKHKLNFIVSHPHECCKQVSVGQWNKKHKVDDKTKFTYTTCTCPGSSGAHVYCVGYNEGMWWMYDLVHSGSLKSGINYSGTGYVY, from the exons ATGGGATTAAAACTATCAGCACTACGTAAGAAACACGAAAGTAAAATACAG GGCTattctactttttgttttcaaaatgacAAATTTGGGAATTATATAAAAG GTGATCATGAAACAGAAGGTGGAGAAGCTGATCTACATAAATATCTTGTTAGCTGCAAGAAGAATTCAGGTCATAGACAGTTTATACCTGTTGATACATTCACCTTGAAACATTTACCTGAAGGTCACCATGACAAAGATTTGTATGAGCTCATCAAAGCTATAGCTGACCTGACAGTTAGAATAGATGTTAAAATTATTAGTCCACACAGAGCACACTTTTGGCCTAAGACAGCTCGACCATATCCATTTTCTAAAATGAGTGACAAACGAATTTTTAGGACAGGAAGTGGAAGAGTTTGGCATGTAAATAAGTTTCAAGATGGAATCAAACTAAACGGAAATATTGATAGTGAATTTCAAATGTGTTCGTGTAGAAAATGTCAAGATTCAGACACACCCAACAATGTGTGGTGGGAGTTCGGTGTGGATACAGCTACACATGTCGTATTTGATAACACTGAAGCCAACCAGACGACACTAAGATTGTTTTTTGACAGAGATAACAGCCCAGTGGCTAATATTGATAAAGTCAGTGTGTACCATGTAAACATTGAGTATGACATGTGTAAGTTGAAATGCGTGACATGTGACGCAAATTTAGGAAATAAACTGATGGAAATGTGGagacaatattttaatatttgggAGAAAGTTTTTGATAAATATtgtgactctagatctaaacataagTTAAACTTTATAGTGTCACATCCTCACGAATGCTGTAAACAGGTCAGTGTAGGTCAATGGAACAAAAAACACAAGGTGGATGATAAAACTAAGTTTACTTATACAACTTGCACATGTCCAGGAAGTAGTGGAGCACATGTCTACTGTGTGGGATATAATGAGGGAATGTGGTGGATGTATGATCTTGTCCACAGTGGAAGTTTAAAATCTGGAATAAATTATAGTGGAACAGGATATGTCTACTAA